In Magnetospirillum sp. XM-1, a single window of DNA contains:
- a CDS encoding PaaI family thioesterase, translating into MSAISAEQFNALLMEKLPMARDLAIRAESIGKGSARLIMPFGPHLTRPVDVVCGPALMTLADVGLYAAVLSAIGQQEMAVTSNLNISFLRKAERCDIIAEATLLKLGRRLAMGAVELIAAGSDELVAHVTATYAIP; encoded by the coding sequence ATGTCCGCCATCTCCGCCGAACAGTTCAACGCTCTTCTGATGGAAAAGCTGCCCATGGCCCGCGATCTGGCCATCCGGGCCGAAAGCATCGGCAAGGGCAGCGCGCGCCTGATCATGCCGTTCGGCCCCCATCTCACCCGTCCCGTGGACGTGGTGTGCGGCCCGGCCCTGATGACCCTGGCCGACGTGGGGCTCTACGCCGCGGTGCTGTCGGCCATCGGCCAGCAGGAGATGGCGGTGACCAGCAATCTCAACATCAGCTTCCTGCGCAAGGCCGAACGCTGCGACATCATCGCCGAGGCCACCTTGCTGAAGCTGGGCCGCCGCCTCGCCATGGGCGCGGTGGAGCTGATCGCGGCGGGCAGCGACGAGCTGGTGGCCCACGTGACGGCCACCTACGCCATTCCTTAG